Proteins from a genomic interval of Candidatus Rubidus massiliensis:
- the ppnK gene encoding putative inorganic polyphosphate/ATP-NAD kinase, which yields MKIALFPNPEKSLSLQLAREIAYFLAKKDVKVVVQEDVAKEFNLPPVDNEKIDFIISLGGDGTILRLLHKYPHLNAPVIGINLGSLGFLADIQIKEIYPSLDAILEGKYEIQNRLVMDGINPDGTQSFAVNEVVLHRAQNPCLIDLSIWVDDIYVNTFSADGIIIATPSGSTAYSLAAGGPILTPELEAFVLTPICPHTITNRPIVLMPKKEIKIQYISHHDPIEITYDGCKRFPMVTSDVCTVKKSKKYFKTVFLHSHDYFSTLRGKLGWSGKLKI from the coding sequence ATGAAAATTGCATTATTCCCGAATCCAGAAAAATCTCTTTCTTTACAATTGGCACGTGAGATAGCCTACTTTCTTGCCAAAAAAGATGTCAAAGTGGTTGTTCAAGAAGATGTTGCAAAAGAATTTAATCTTCCACCAGTTGATAATGAAAAAATCGATTTTATTATTTCTTTGGGCGGCGATGGCACAATTTTGCGTTTGCTTCACAAATATCCTCATTTAAATGCACCTGTAATTGGAATTAATTTAGGAAGTTTAGGGTTTCTCGCCGATATTCAAATTAAAGAAATTTATCCATCCCTTGATGCTATTCTTGAAGGTAAGTATGAGATTCAAAATCGTTTAGTTATGGATGGAATTAATCCTGATGGCACACAATCCTTTGCTGTAAATGAAGTCGTTCTTCATAGGGCACAAAATCCTTGTTTGATTGATTTGTCCATTTGGGTTGACGATATTTACGTTAACACATTTTCGGCGGACGGGATCATTATAGCAACTCCTAGTGGCTCTACAGCTTATTCTCTAGCAGCTGGAGGTCCAATTTTAACACCTGAACTTGAAGCTTTTGTATTGACTCCTATATGCCCCCACACTATTACAAATAGACCAATTGTTTTAATGCCAAAAAAAGAAATAAAGATTCAATATATAAGCCATCATGATCCAATTGAAATTACCTACGATGGGTGCAAGCGTTTTCCCATGGTTACTTCAGATGTATGTACAGTAAAAAAATCGAAAAAATATTTTAAAACTGTCTTTTTACATTCACATGACTATTTTTCCACTTTAAGAGGCAAACTTGGTTGGAGTGGCAAACTCAAAATTTAA
- the dxs gene encoding 1-deoxy-D-xylulose-5-phosphate synthase, translated as MNSLLDKIESPIDLKNFSIEQLEHLALEIRQKIIEVMSKNGGHLASNLGTVELTIALHKVFHSPNDKFIWDVSHQAYTHKILTNRKELFSTIRQYKGLCGFTHPKESPHDHFHAGHAGTALSLGLGLATTRDLNAESDHVIPIIGDATLTCGLSLEALNNIPKDLKKFILILNDNKMSISKNVGAITYILSRILNNPTSSRIYRELEKLVGKIPNYGRSLSQQGRKITESIKNLVSPAAFFEQFGLSYIGPINGHNINEIIEALEGLKDCKWPTILHVLTEKGHGMEEAIKNPVCYHGAKPFNLDTGKFLPANSTQKSFPKVFGSHILKMADKNKNIITVTPAMSAGSCLDEFMIKYPKRCIDVGIAESHAVTFCGGLAKDKRIKVFCSIYATFLQRAFDNLFHDVCLQELPVVFAIDRAGISGPDGSTHHGIYDISFLNAMPNMIIAQPRNGNILKELMESSLTYDKPFAIRYPNMVTDDDDEKISYRPIGKGEILVKGKKYLLIALGHMNSIAMQVHENLQQCGIEATVFDPIFLKPLDSLALNELLIEHDTIITIEEHAVNCGLGSIINNFLALNDYRDVKVLNIGIPELFLEHGSHKALSEEIGLSSSQITKKILDFSLKTIENDNKNLSVIS; from the coding sequence ATGAATTCACTTTTAGACAAAATTGAAAGCCCTATTGATTTAAAAAATTTTTCAATTGAACAATTGGAACATTTGGCATTAGAAATAAGACAAAAAATTATCGAAGTAATGTCAAAAAATGGTGGGCATCTAGCTTCTAATTTAGGCACTGTCGAATTAACTATAGCTCTTCATAAAGTGTTTCATTCTCCAAATGATAAATTTATTTGGGACGTAAGCCATCAAGCTTATACTCATAAAATATTAACTAATCGAAAAGAGTTATTCTCAACTATTAGACAGTATAAAGGACTTTGTGGTTTTACCCATCCTAAAGAATCTCCCCATGATCATTTTCATGCAGGGCATGCAGGAACTGCCCTTTCATTGGGCTTAGGTCTTGCCACAACAAGAGATTTAAACGCTGAAAGTGACCATGTTATCCCAATTATTGGCGATGCTACTTTAACTTGTGGATTATCTTTAGAAGCCTTAAATAATATTCCAAAAGATTTAAAAAAGTTTATTTTAATCCTTAATGATAACAAAATGTCTATCTCCAAAAACGTTGGAGCCATAACATACATTTTAAGTCGTATTTTGAACAATCCAACTTCTAGCAGGATATATAGAGAACTTGAAAAATTAGTTGGTAAAATACCAAATTATGGAAGAAGTTTATCACAGCAAGGTAGAAAGATAACTGAGTCTATTAAAAATTTAGTCAGTCCGGCCGCCTTTTTTGAACAGTTTGGTTTGTCTTATATAGGCCCCATTAATGGTCATAATATTAATGAAATTATAGAAGCACTAGAGGGTCTAAAAGATTGTAAATGGCCAACTATTTTACATGTTTTGACAGAAAAAGGACATGGGATGGAGGAAGCTATAAAAAATCCCGTTTGTTACCATGGCGCCAAACCTTTTAATTTAGATACTGGAAAATTTTTACCTGCTAACTCTACACAAAAGTCATTTCCAAAAGTTTTTGGCTCCCATATTTTAAAAATGGCTGATAAAAATAAAAACATTATTACAGTTACGCCAGCTATGTCTGCGGGTTCTTGTTTAGATGAATTTATGATAAAATACCCAAAACGGTGTATTGACGTTGGAATAGCTGAGTCTCATGCTGTAACTTTTTGTGGGGGGCTTGCTAAAGATAAAAGGATAAAAGTTTTTTGTTCAATATATGCAACATTTTTACAAAGAGCATTTGATAATTTGTTTCATGATGTTTGCTTACAAGAATTACCAGTAGTTTTTGCTATTGATAGAGCTGGCATTTCAGGTCCAGACGGTTCTACTCATCATGGTATTTATGATATCTCTTTTTTAAATGCTATGCCTAACATGATTATAGCACAACCTAGAAATGGAAACATTTTAAAAGAATTAATGGAGTCTTCTTTAACGTATGATAAACCTTTCGCTATTCGCTATCCCAATATGGTAACAGATGACGATGATGAAAAAATATCTTACCGACCCATTGGCAAAGGTGAAATTTTAGTTAAAGGAAAAAAATACTTGCTAATAGCACTAGGTCATATGAATTCAATCGCGATGCAGGTACATGAGAATTTGCAACAATGTGGAATTGAAGCTACTGTATTTGATCCTATCTTTTTAAAACCACTAGATTCTTTAGCTCTAAATGAATTATTAATTGAGCATGACACAATTATTACGATTGAAGAACACGCTGTTAACTGCGGCCTTGGATCAATCATTAACAATTTCTTAGCGCTTAATGATTATAGAGATGTAAAAGTATTAAACATAGGAATTCCTGAATTATTTTTAGAACATGGTAGCCATAAAGCATTAAGTGAAGAAATAGGATTGAGTTCTAGCCAAATAACAAAAAAAATCTTAGATTTTTCTTTAAAGACCATAGAAAATGATAACAAAAATTTAAGTGTAATTTCATGA
- a CDS encoding exodeoxyribonuclease VII small subunit: MTQNYDLNSLSFEKGFLRLEEILEKMNSETIELEESLKLYEEADQLIQLCNKKLNDAEKKIEVLIKGRNGEIIMSADRQPLTQDFQDNSPPTS, encoded by the coding sequence ATGACACAAAATTATGACCTTAATTCTTTAAGTTTTGAAAAAGGATTCTTAAGATTAGAAGAAATTTTAGAAAAAATGAATTCAGAAACGATAGAACTTGAGGAATCTCTTAAACTTTATGAAGAAGCAGATCAATTAATTCAACTTTGTAATAAAAAATTAAATGATGCTGAAAAAAAAATAGAGGTTTTGATAAAAGGCAGAAACGGGGAAATTATAATGAGCGCAGATCGACAACCTTTGACACAAGATTTTCAAGATAATTCACCACCAACCTCTTAA
- the xseA gene encoding Exodeoxyribonuclease 7 large subunit, whose protein sequence is MSFSELPVLSVTQLTHAIKHSLESMFSQICIQGEISNLKMQSSGHLYFSLKDSQAQIAAVMFKADVNLLKSIPKDGNQVIIKGEIHVYAPSGKYQIVVRELRYVGLGELLLKLEELKQKILKKGWFKKELKKKIPSFPKTIGVVTSPTGAVIQDIIHVLKRRYPNFHLILNPVKVQGEGAPKEIAQAINQFNELNLVDVIIVGRGGGSLEDLWAFNEEIVAEAIYNSHIPIISAVGHETDHCIADYVADIRAPTPSAAAEIVMGERAQVIKYLWQLQQQIELCLSKIISQKKKHLQLLKKQPFFTSPYTLLADKMQKMDDIKDSLTEIIQLQVFHRKKSLLEKKKQLLFLKPNNKLNNYKSKLLKIKKEIDNTYLDYLRKKQRELHLKSDNLQKKWLYSFMLKKQRFEKKEKEKTLVISILRVINQKKVFLKNIQTILESIDPKNLLNKGYCILFSEKKDSVITTVDSVNIAQPLTIVLSDGEVFTTVTKVEKNDTKL, encoded by the coding sequence ATGAGTTTTTCTGAACTTCCGGTACTTTCTGTAACTCAATTAACCCATGCAATTAAACATAGCTTAGAAAGCATGTTTAGCCAAATCTGTATTCAAGGTGAAATCTCAAACCTTAAAATGCAAAGTTCAGGACACCTATATTTTTCTCTTAAAGATTCACAAGCACAAATTGCTGCTGTAATGTTCAAAGCAGATGTTAATTTACTAAAAAGTATTCCAAAAGATGGCAATCAAGTCATTATTAAAGGTGAAATTCACGTTTATGCGCCTAGTGGTAAATATCAAATTGTTGTGAGGGAGTTGAGATATGTAGGACTTGGAGAACTACTTCTTAAACTTGAAGAACTAAAACAAAAAATTTTAAAAAAAGGGTGGTTCAAAAAAGAACTCAAGAAAAAAATACCCTCTTTTCCTAAAACAATAGGAGTTGTCACAAGCCCAACAGGTGCTGTAATACAAGATATTATCCATGTTTTAAAAAGAAGATATCCAAATTTCCATCTAATTTTAAACCCAGTTAAAGTACAAGGTGAAGGTGCTCCAAAGGAGATTGCTCAAGCTATTAATCAATTTAATGAGTTGAACTTAGTTGATGTAATCATTGTTGGGCGAGGTGGCGGAAGTTTAGAAGACCTATGGGCTTTTAACGAAGAAATTGTAGCTGAAGCTATTTATAATAGTCACATTCCTATTATTTCGGCTGTAGGGCATGAAACAGACCATTGTATTGCCGATTATGTCGCAGATATACGGGCCCCTACCCCTTCAGCTGCTGCTGAAATTGTTATGGGAGAGAGAGCTCAAGTCATTAAGTATTTATGGCAACTGCAACAACAAATTGAACTTTGCTTATCAAAAATTATATCTCAGAAAAAAAAACATCTTCAATTATTAAAAAAACAACCTTTTTTCACCTCTCCCTACACACTCCTGGCTGATAAGATGCAAAAAATGGATGATATTAAAGATAGTCTTACCGAAATTATACAGTTACAAGTCTTCCATCGAAAAAAATCCCTTTTAGAAAAAAAGAAACAACTTCTTTTTTTAAAACCTAATAATAAGTTAAACAATTATAAATCTAAATTACTAAAAATAAAAAAAGAAATTGATAATACTTATTTAGATTATTTAAGAAAAAAACAAAGAGAACTCCATTTAAAGTCTGATAACTTACAAAAAAAATGGCTCTACAGCTTTATGTTAAAAAAGCAGCGATTTGAAAAAAAAGAGAAAGAAAAAACATTAGTTATTAGTATACTTAGGGTTATAAATCAAAAAAAAGTCTTTCTAAAGAATATTCAAACTATATTAGAATCAATAGATCCAAAAAATCTTTTAAATAAAGGTTATTGTATTCTCTTTTCTGAAAAAAAAGATTCGGTTATAACTACTGTTGATTCTGTTAATATCGCGCAGCCTCTTACAATTGTATTGTCGGACGGAGAAGTTTTTACCACCGTAACTAAAGTAGAGAAAAATGACACAAAATTATGA
- the pgk/tpi_2 gene encoding Bifunctional PGK/TIM produces the protein MHCRFKMKKESTIVANWKMYKTKKEAETFFSSFIPQIQQATSQIGFSVPYTLIEFVKELVKDTHIKVGAQNVYYELEGAFTGEISIPMLKDVGADFTIIGHSERRKVFFETNAMIQAKMQAALNNDLAVILCIGETLKEREEKLTFKVLEEQLNFGFKDLPQKSPLVTLAYEPVWAIGTGLNASADIAEECHLFCRRWLEKNKPHFKDISILYGGSVKPENASELLSQKNINGLLVGGASLKPDVFANIVNSSPHCL, from the coding sequence ATGCATTGTCGGTTTAAAATGAAAAAAGAATCTACTATTGTAGCTAATTGGAAAATGTATAAAACCAAAAAAGAAGCGGAAACTTTTTTTTCTTCCTTCATCCCTCAAATACAGCAAGCTACCTCCCAAATAGGTTTTAGTGTGCCATACACATTAATTGAATTTGTTAAAGAGTTGGTTAAAGATACCCACATTAAGGTTGGTGCCCAAAATGTATATTATGAATTGGAAGGCGCTTTTACGGGAGAGATTTCAATCCCCATGCTAAAAGATGTTGGTGCTGATTTTACAATTATTGGACATTCAGAACGAAGGAAAGTTTTTTTTGAGACCAACGCAATGATTCAAGCAAAAATGCAAGCTGCTCTTAATAATGACTTAGCAGTTATTTTATGCATTGGGGAAACATTAAAAGAGCGTGAAGAAAAACTAACTTTTAAAGTCTTAGAAGAACAATTAAATTTTGGCTTTAAAGATCTTCCACAAAAGAGTCCTCTTGTGACTTTAGCTTACGAGCCTGTATGGGCAATTGGCACAGGACTCAACGCTTCTGCTGATATAGCCGAAGAGTGTCACTTGTTTTGTCGAAGATGGTTAGAGAAAAATAAACCCCATTTTAAAGATATTTCCATTTTATATGGAGGTTCTGTTAAACCAGAAAACGCTTCGGAATTATTAAGCCAAAAAAATATTAACGGTCTTCTAGTAGGGGGAGCTTCCTTAAAACCCGATGTTTTTGCTAATATAGTTAATTCTTCACCTCATTGCTTGTAA
- a CDS encoding preprotein translocase subunit SecG, which translates to MGTFLYFFAIFLFLLLCVLLCFIILMQESKSSGLGSSFGGDASESVFGTSTADVLKKITAWMAAIFLASCIILSMWTTAIGRNNVSRAPTPIEQIEQ; encoded by the coding sequence ATGGGTACCTTTTTATATTTCTTCGCAATTTTCTTATTTTTATTGCTTTGCGTTCTTCTATGTTTCATTATTTTAATGCAAGAGAGCAAATCAAGTGGACTTGGATCTTCCTTTGGAGGAGACGCCTCAGAATCTGTATTTGGAACATCAACGGCTGATGTGTTAAAGAAGATTACAGCTTGGATGGCGGCTATATTTTTAGCTTCATGTATTATTTTATCAATGTGGACAACAGCTATTGGAAGAAATAATGTTTCAAGAGCTCCAACTCCTATAGAACAAATAGAACAATAA
- the def gene encoding Peptide deformylase, which translates to MILKLAYYGNPILRKKGQLIENVTDEIKQLVFDMFETMYHYDGIGIAAPQVHHSLSLFVMCVPKVISEDQVEKGTERVFINPKILEYDQKTWLRGEGCLSIPKVYGEVERPISIKVEAMDLNGNIFTETFYDLEARCIMHEKDHVDGKLFIDRIHGKQRKEMEPYLQTIKKKYKDF; encoded by the coding sequence ATGATTTTAAAATTAGCTTACTACGGAAACCCTATCTTAAGAAAAAAGGGTCAATTAATTGAAAATGTTACTGATGAAATCAAACAACTTGTTTTTGATATGTTCGAAACCATGTACCATTATGATGGAATTGGTATAGCCGCCCCACAAGTTCATCATTCTTTATCACTTTTTGTAATGTGTGTACCAAAAGTAATTAGTGAAGACCAAGTAGAAAAAGGAACAGAAAGAGTTTTTATAAATCCCAAGATTTTAGAATATGATCAAAAAACGTGGCTAAGAGGCGAAGGTTGTTTATCAATACCAAAGGTGTATGGGGAAGTAGAAAGACCTATTTCCATTAAAGTTGAAGCCATGGATTTGAATGGAAATATTTTTACAGAAACATTTTATGATTTAGAAGCTCGCTGCATTATGCACGAAAAAGATCATGTAGATGGAAAACTTTTTATCGATCGCATTCATGGGAAACAAAGAAAAGAGATGGAGCCCTATCTACAAACGATTAAAAAAAAGTATAAAGATTTTTAG